The following are from one region of the Mesorhizobium sp. B2-8-5 genome:
- a CDS encoding CGNR zinc finger domain-containing protein, giving the protein MTVSWTPHRFTGGILALDTANTVVLRNDPEKTFDRFDDPAEIARFAEAASGFRAAELGGRRLRAPEPGEIKQAVISIRETTDRLFRHAVSNGALATSHLPDFLTACASGLSGSETEIGTPGQPFGDPQTPIAFEAALAVSALSLLRDETVARLRICPNCSWLFVDRSRNASRLWCDMAVCGNRQKANRYYRRRTAAREVSNA; this is encoded by the coding sequence TCGATACGGCGAACACCGTCGTATTGCGCAACGATCCGGAAAAAACCTTCGACCGTTTCGACGACCCGGCCGAGATCGCCCGTTTCGCCGAGGCGGCGAGCGGCTTTCGCGCCGCCGAACTCGGCGGCAGGCGGCTGCGGGCGCCGGAGCCGGGCGAGATAAAGCAAGCCGTCATCTCGATTCGCGAAACGACTGATCGCCTGTTTCGCCACGCCGTGTCGAACGGCGCGCTCGCGACCAGCCACCTGCCTGATTTCCTCACGGCCTGTGCAAGCGGCCTGTCCGGCAGCGAGACCGAGATCGGAACGCCTGGCCAGCCTTTCGGCGATCCGCAAACACCGATCGCCTTCGAGGCGGCTTTGGCCGTTTCGGCCCTGTCGCTGCTGCGCGACGAAACGGTGGCGAGGCTGAGGATCTGTCCCAATTGCAGCTGGCTGTTCGTCGACCGCAGCCGCAACGCCAGCCGCCTCTGGTGCGACATGGCCGTTTGCGGCAACCGCCAGAAGGCAAACCGTTATTACCGCCGCCGTACAGCGGCGAGGGAGGTCAGCAATGCTTAG